From a single Diceros bicornis minor isolate mBicDic1 chromosome 6, mDicBic1.mat.cur, whole genome shotgun sequence genomic region:
- the LOC131407597 gene encoding LOW QUALITY PROTEIN: Golgi-associated RAB2B interactor protein 3-like (The sequence of the model RefSeq protein was modified relative to this genomic sequence to represent the inferred CDS: substituted 1 base at 1 genomic stop codon), translating into MTLRVDDFTGGRELQRQLDKEGEYDIFKHRLMFESKFIQISKRRDVMDVHNHVXMITWTLNTSTSVENKAQDLHGEGDQDKVSIRNLHMVPEVSRAPFFDYAVGK; encoded by the exons GGGAACTTCAACGACAGCTGGACAAGGAAGGAGAGTATGATATATTCAAGCACAGACTAATGTTTGAGAGTAAATTTATCCAGATCAGCAAAAGAAGAGACGTGATGGATGTACACAACCACGTCTAAATGATAACATGGACATT AAATACTAGCACAAGTGTAGAAAATAAAG CACAGGACCTCCATGGAGAAGGGGATCAGGATAAGGTGAGCATCAGGAACCTTCACATGGTCCCTGAGGTGTCTAGGGCCCCCTTCTTTGATTATGCTGTGGGAAAGTGA